The Penicillium oxalicum strain HP7-1 chromosome V, whole genome shotgun sequence genomic interval ctctcccccctctcactCACCGATTGATCTGATCCGAAGCCAACAGGTAAAAGGCAATCAAACTCTCCACCTGGACCTGCTGCAGGTCCGGATGGCTGAACAAGACCTCAGCGTTGAGGCTCAGTAGTCGTGCTCGGGTCATATAGACCAGATGATCATCCACATCCCCTCGCCAGGGTGCGTCCACCAGATGGGCATGCTTGGCTGCAATCGCAAAGATGGTATTCAGAATGGCCAGCCACTTGTCTCCCGGCCGAGGAGCGTTGGGGCGCCTGAAACTGTCAAAGAAAGTCTGATATTGAGCACGAAAAAGGGGTTTGCTGATGATGGGGAAAAAGGGGTGTACCGTATCTAGATAATCGTCAAAGAGGCGATCAGCCAGATGTCGCGGGGGCACGTCGTATCGCTCCACCGGCTCGGGGACGGAGATGTCCAGATCGTCGAGATGATAGTTCAGTGCATGTAAGGCGAATCGGTCTCGGGTCTCTTCGTTCTTGTCCGGGTGAGGTTCGACGATGCCGGCGTAGCCGCGTGCTCGTTGCTCGGCTTCACGCTGGACTCGCTGCATCCAGGAGATTTCAGAGCTCTTGCCCATGAATCCCGTGGCACGCGTGTGTTCTGTACGATTcagatcctcctcgactcGATCGATTGCCTCCAAGGAGCCAATCGAGGAGAGTGGAGATCGGTCGTCGGCATCGAGTTCGTTTTGCGGAGTCGAAAGACATGATTGCGTATTTTCAAAGTGGTGATCCCCTTTGAGTCCAAACTTTTTTCAGTTCAGAAAACGAACGTCCCGCGGAGTGAAAGGATTAGTCCCGTGATCTCTTGGGGGTAGGAAATCTTTGGTTTTTTTCGgtttttggggaggggggttcaTTCTCGGCATTTCCTACTCTCTGACGCCATTGAAAAATGACAAGAGAATCCAGTTCCCACAGCAtcgaagagaaagagaaaaaaaaaagacagacACACCTTGTCCAGCAAGCTTTTGATCCATTCTGCCGTACGCGGCTCGGTCGTAGTGCGAAGAGCATTGACAAAGTTTTCATAATCTTGAATCTCCGCGTTCAGCTTGTCCACATCCCTATTCCAAAGGAAGAGATACACGCCATTAGTTCACCCGTTGCCATATCTCTTGCAATGTTGCATCGAACCAATCCATAATCATTGGAAAATGATATGTGTTATTCTTTTGTTTGTATATCAAAGCTGTGTGAGGGGGAAAGCtttggggggtttttttctttggttgCTGGTGAATGAGAGTCTCTTCCGGGAGGAATGACTAGAATCAACGGAATTGGTTTCGAAATTCGCCcactttttcatcttttcccTCCATCCCACGGGATAATGACAATTGACTCTCAATTCACGACACTGTCGACAGACGGGCGTATCGCCGCTGCATTTCGTCTTTCGTTGCCGACACGACTCACACGCTCGGGGGACCCGGCGGTTGTAGCGCGGTGCAGCACTATTCGGCGGTTGGCGAGGAATGGCCACTTTGGCATTGAGGGCGGCACTGGGTCTCTTTTGCGTGGCTGAGAGAGCAGGCGTCGACTTGCTCGCTCTCGTTGCACCGGATGCTCCCCAGGTGGTGCGCGTGGCGATGGTCGTGGAGGCATCTTGGCTGGAGGGCTGTTGCGGCGTGGCCGGCGCACTATGCGGCTCAGAGACCCGCGATGCGTCCACAGGCTCATTCTGCCCAGCCGGACTCTCCCCCGATAATTTTGAGGATAGTTTCGCTGGTCGTTTGCCGCTCATGGACGCAACTGTGTCGATATCGTTTCTAGCAAGAGTTTACTTCTACGAGGATGGTGAAGCATATTGACCATGTGCTGCGAGTGCGACTCCTACAGTTTTGGCTTCGGTTTGAGATGCCGCCAATGACAGGCCGCGCTGTGTAGATACGCTGACCGGTGGGGATCGGGAGCCCTAAATGCAAACCGTAACCCCGAAGAGATCCCTCGGGCTGGACCAGCAGAGAGAGATCGAAGGGACCAGAGGGGtagaagggggggggggggagagagagaggaaggaggggaagacTAGGAGCAGAAGAATGGATTAGGAATATGTAATGGAAGGAATAATAAAATTAAAGAATTTGGAGgggtttgaaaaaaaaaaaaaaaaaaaaaaaaaagcaaatgaAACATGGCGATCGATGTGCTCACGACTCCTCCGCCGGCACTTAGGCCTGGACTTTGGACTCTCCTCGATGGGCATGAGTGCGTCAACCATCTGAATTTCCATGGTCCGCCCGGCCAAATCTCCGCGGAGACGACGGGAGACACTTGGAACacaacagagagagagagagcggcGAAAAAGGCGACAGACGCCATCCGCTGTCTCTACCTGAGCAAGTGCCTCCGCCATTGATGGTCCTGCAAGGAAGGAACAGTTCaggaggacgatgatgcCCCGGCACGCGACTACAGTGCGCCGAGGGCCACCGCCCTTCCCCCAGGGGAGCTCGATTACATTTTTGGAGGCTTTAAAGACTGGTTCAAATCGCCTGTCCAGCGGACGTGGTTTTCGAGCTTTATCAAACGGGTCCTGGAATCTTGGCCCAGTTCCACTCCGTCGGCCAGGGCCACTCCTGAAAGTCCTGATCTgctcccttctctcccttcccaTGGGAGCGTTTTCCATCACGCTTAGTCGCAAGCCGGTGACAGGCACCGCTGtaccgaaaaaaaaattaagaaaaaaaaaacgtggCCGCAGATAGACATGTCAGATTTGCGGAGCGGCGGCCATGGGTAACCATTGATTTCAATCGTTCAGGATCTTCCCGTCACCAGAGTTGAGAAAAGTAGAGAGAGGAGGCgcgttcctttttttccttatCCATCCGTTAGATTGTTAGATACCGGCGCTTGCGTGCATTCTCGACATGCACGGAGAAGGAATGACACTAGATTTCAAAGTCGACAGCCTCGATACTGGACAAGGTCGGTAAATGTGGGATAGTTGGTGGATAGGTTATTGAAGAGTGTAATCATGTGAAGCCGTGCATTGAGACAGGCACAGACACGGCGATAGTAGCACTCCAATTTGAGATGGCCATACGGGCGACGACGGGAACAGCCGCGCTTCATCATAGACTGATTGGTGGGTTGACAGTCCCCAAGACGATTTCAGTTGAGGGCCGCGTGACTGGCAGGTGGTGATTGGCGGGTTCTAGGGAGCAAAGTTCGAGAGATCTCACACTGGGACGTGAAGAAGCGTGAAAACTCTGCCTTCTCAAGTTTACGCCAAACCCCTTCTGCACCACGGCACCTTCCTCCCCACACGAACCCACCAGGGTTACCAGGCTCGCGGAATGTCTGCAAAAGCAGTCGGATCCTTTCCTCGGAGCTGTCTCGGAGGGAGAACCCATCGTCCAGGGCTTCCGAGCCAGATACGGCACTTTCTGCCGCCCTATGAGTTGGAAGAGCCTCATGCACCCTGACCGGACAGGTAATCGTCGTGGGCAGAGCAACACAGGTAGAGACAACACACGCGGTGTCAACGGCAGATTCCTGGAGGTTCCGGCAAGCCGAACCATGTCCTCGCGATGGACTGCCCAATGAGTCGAGCGGGAGTGTGTCCCGCCTGTCAGTCTAACGCCCGGGCGACTGACCGTTCAAGCTTGACGGAGTCGGTGGTTTGCCCCGGTCCAAGGGGACCACTCGCGGGAGTGATCAGACACCCATGTGTCTCACTTTTGCCGCCGCTAGTTCCCTAGAGCTTCTTGCCCAAAGGGGGTCGTCCATTTGAGGACCCGACCAAACCTGGGGTCCCCAatgatggagggggagtgTGGTTGCGGGGCTGAGGCTTGAGAAAGTTTGAAGCCGCTGTTGAAATGAAAGGGTTTCAGTCGAGAGGTGAGAGAGGCATCAAAAGGCAAGCGGATTCCGGAGCATGTGACCTGCCCATAGACGTCTGTATCTCCTTTTCCTGTGGGCCGAGTCTCTGCTCGGCGCGAAGTGAAATGACGTACGGATTCTTGCGAGGCATATCTTCCAAAGCATCAATCAATCAATTTTTGAGgatttgagaagaaaaaaatgacATGATGGGGGAAGAGCCGACAAAGTGAAAGACTGGAAGGTATGAGGGCAACACACAGCTATACTACCATGCGCTGCAAATCTCAACACAAAGTGCGAAGCCCAATCAGACCCAGTCGGATCAATTCCGGGAAGCTATGTCGGTAAGCGAGATGATCTAGTCCAAAGATTTCCCGGGGATGCACAGGAccgttcttcttgaactCGCAGACCTGATAACCGAGGTATGGTGGTAACTTTTAAGGTTCCTTGTCCCTCGGTGACGATTGTTCCACCATGGCAGGTGTCTCATCCACAAATGCGGCCCATGCTGTACCATTCGACTCGTTGAATGTAGATCATTCGTTCACTTGAGAGATGCGGGAGCTATGTAGACAATATTGTGTGCATATGTAAGTTGCGATCAGGGCTGACAAGTACTTCACCTCAAGAGATCAGATTCATCACGGTGAAACGAAATGCCGACCCCAGCATGTATGGACCATGATCATTGCGCGTACATGCTAGTTCGAGGACCAGTATTGTCCACCCACGATCACACACACCCACTCGAGGACGTGAGATTGCGAGCATCGACTACAAAGGGCGAATTAGGTTATGCATGTAATACCTACCCCCCTCGCCTTCTTGTCACCCACCTATAAACATCAACCACGCATGGAGCCTGTTAAACTACATCGGGGCTTGATGACGCTAATTCCGATTCAGGCTacgtggtggtggtgcccgCAACAAGATCTGGCTCGTCAGCTGGCGGTCGCGACTCTCCGGGCTCTATAGAAGGGTGCGGAAATGTAGGTTCACCTGATCGCTGGCTCTCGAGGATAGCACCAGCAATTTGAATCTGGTTCGATCCAGGTCCGAACGGTCAGATTTACTCCAGATACTACTACTAATCCAGGAGACGGCGCAAAGGAAGGAAGGATTCGTCAATGTACTCAGTACCGTAAGGCCAGGCCAGGCAGGATGCGGCAAAATCCGGGGCCCATCGAGATGGAGCTTCCCTCCGTCCATCAGTAGCTTGAGTGCCGGTTACCGATAAAGGTAGTGAACGGTGATCCATATCTCTCTCAGTCAGCTGCGGCCGAGGCAGTTAAGACATTGATCGTTCCAAGGTCATCTTCCACCTTTGTACCCTACCACTGACTGACGGCACTGTCAACGCGAGCAGCAAGTGACCTGTTCCACGTGAACCAGGCCCGTGACTCACCGCCTCGTGTGATTGTATCTTTACGGTAACGTCAGCGGGGGCTACCTTTCGgtcatcctccttctcctcccccttctgcTATCTGACGACTTTACTCTTCCATCGATCATCGACTTTCGGCGCCCAACtctcgatcttcatccagaGCTTGCAGATTTCACCTCTCTTCTGCATCCCTGATCTCCGTTCAGCTACAACACGCCTTCcggctctctctctcctcatcTCGCTCCGCATCCAGACCCGCTTTACTTATCAGCTTATCAATCCATCACCATGCGTTCCAAGTTCAAGGACGAGCATCCCTTtgagaagcgcaaggctgaGGCCGAGCGTATTCGCCAGAAATATGCCGACCGTATTCCAGTAAGTGTTCACCGGTAATAGGATGATGATGTTTACAGAGGGGGTCAACCAGCTTCAAAGACGGCTTGTGTCGTGAAGCTGCGGTCGGAGACCAGGATTGCCGCCTTATCTTTCCCCTCACCGCTCCTTCCGGTAACTAACCGCCCGTCCGTTTCCTCCAGGTGATCTGCGAAAAGGTTGAGAAGTCAGATATCGCAACCATCGACAAGAAGAAGTACCTTGTTCCTGCCGACTTGACCGTCGGTCAGTTTGTCTATGTGATCCGCAAGCGCATCAAGCTCTCTCCCGAGAaggccatcttcatctttgtCGATGAGGTCCTACCACCAACGGCTGCGCTGATGAGCAGCATTTACGAAGAACACAAGGATGAGGACGGGTTTCTATACATTACGTACGTTTTATtcaccctccccttctctctctttcacgGCGTTTCTATCGTTTCTATTCTTCTCCATGGGGCTCGGAAGGACACACCGTACTGACTTTCTTGACTTTCACCAGATACTCCGGCGAGAACACCTTTGGTGACCTGTGAGGGCTCATTGCATCCTTCTTGACTTGTCGCCTGATCCTCGTATTATGATGCCGTAATGGGAAGTATGGGTTTTCTTTGCGGGGGCCTCAGTGGCTCCGGCGGGATAAGCAATACTCCCAGAATGTCTCTCTCGTCCTTTTCCGTTCCACTTGGGCATGGGGCGTTTTTGGGTGTTTCGTATATGACTtgtttctctcctttttttttttcttaattTGAGTTCATCTAGGCTTGGTCGTATCTGCCTGCGGGCTTTTCTGTCCCCAGGAAGTCGGTGGAAATTCACAGCTAGTCCTCGATAGCTTCAAATCGACATGTCGCTCATGAAGTATAGATCCAATTTGCGTTGGCATTCTCGCATGCCGAATTTTCGTGTGCAGAAGTTTGACACCTACCAAGTTGGTATGCCGGCCCATGTGTTTGTGCCGACACTGTGCTTGTGTGCTGTCCCCCTTGCgcagaaaacaagaaaaaaaagggcaagaaTGAGAAAGCCTCAGGTTCGAGGCCACCATCCTTAGCTTAGACATTACCACCTAGCGTTCCATCCAGTTTCTTCACAGAGAAAACTTATGACGGGCTGAGCCGTATGGATGGACCCCATGCTGTAACTGAGTGCGATCGATGGGTCTCATCGCCCTTGTACTTTCATACCTTTTTGTCGGGCAGGGCTCGAAAGAGTATTGATCTGGATTGCATCTCATCCGAGCTAGCGGTGGAAGTTAAAAGGTTCGAGTGATAATTTCCAGTAACGCTCAGCACCCTGTTAACACATTCCCAAGGCAGATCAGATTGATGTAATGTGCTCTCTTTGTCCTTGAAACGAGGGATCGAGCTCTCGGCTCGAGTGAGTAGCAGCGGTGAGGTCGGTGTTTATCCCCGGGTGTGACTGAATTTGAACGGTGGAAATTGGGTATGTAAGTTGCATACTACTTTGGGGTTCTATTCACCGTGAAGCATGAGTGATGGAATCATTAATATGGAATGGACGAGGTATGTATGTATTTCTCTCCCGATATCTCAAGGGGGAAAGACTAGTATCACTCTTGTTTATGGAAGAAATGTAGCCGAGGCCGAAGAGATGGGAGATCAAGTAGGAGTATTAGTACAGCATTACGGTAGGTCAGTACCTACTACATAATTGCTGTAGTAGGATGTTTCAATATTCATGGTATGTATATGTATCTTGGTCTTGTGTGTGTTGTATTTGACTGTGGGGATTTTGTAGAAAAGGTAGGTAGGTTATACGTCAAGAACATGAGAGTCTGAAGAATGGCCGTCGAGAATGGTAGAACCTTCATGTTGGTTGAAAAAgccccccccaaaatgcATGCTTTTTCACACCATCATATCAATGATGGGTATATCACCGACTCAGCCTCCATAATTCCAGGCAGCATTAACCTGGTCAGGAATCAGATACAGATGGGAGTTGGACGAATGCGGATATTTCATGCCCAGGAAACGCACAACAACTAACCCAGTGTACAGAGTAAAGAGCACATCGGGACGCTCATCGAATAGCGGTAGAATTCCAGGAACCACATCCGGTAATTCAGATGTCTCAACATGATTGCATGTTCACTACCATTAGATTaagcctctctctctctcttcaaggaATATAAGAGACACGAAAGCAACGCAAAAGTACATAGAAAGGCCTTCCTTCCAATCCCCCAGGGCTAAACCAAAAACAAACTTCCACTAGGCTTCGAAACTATCTCATTTCTTCTCACCACCCCCCATAATTCCCTTGACACCAGGGATATTGCCTATCGTGGCATTCGACGCGGACTCCGCACCCGATGCCAGCCCCGAGCCAACATTACCCGCAccctctttgctcttctccCATACTCCAGATGCAGGACCGGCGTAGGACCCAGATTCATCTTTGCCGTTGCGCTCGGCACGGTTGATGCCTTCCTTGGAGACGAACTGTCCCACGGGCTTTAGGAGTCCGTTCTCACCGAGTTGGTTGCCAATGAGATTGTTGGTGTCATCTTGGAGCTGGTCTACTTGGTTGATACCAGTGACTTTGGTGTTGGAGAGGGTATCTAATAGAAACGAGCGAAGAAcggaaggaaaaggaaggtTAGCCTTGGGGGAATTCTTCCATGTGAGTTCAAAGGGAGAAAGGTTGCGTAGATGCCAGGAACCTTATAGTTCATAGTTCAACTCTGGAGGGTGTGAGAGTTGGTGTGGAAACATACCCTTTGTGGCATACGAAGCCTTGTTGTCACCTTTGCCAAACCACTTCAGGTATTGGTCTTCCATCCAGGGCATCCATTTCTCATATTGATCATTGTATGTCTCCTTGGCCCACTCGGTGTAGGTTTGTCTCTGCTCCTCGGGCTTTTTGTTGCCGGCGAGAGGGTTGAAGTTGTTGcttgaggaggatgaggaactcattttggaagaagaaggacgatCAACCAGGGTAGATGGTAGAGAAAATTTGATAATGAAAATGATCTTCAGGTAGACTGAGTGTATGTCAAGTTGAGAAGTTCTGgaggttgttttttttttttaattcaTAGATCTACTCAAGCGTGGCTCAGGTGGCCGTGTGCATCATttcatatatatatatatacagTGCCATGTTGACCAGCGAGGCTTAGATGACGTCGGTGGCATGATGACGAGTCATTGCGCTGGTCGAGGACGTTGGCATTCCAATTAAGTGTGTGCGGACTATCATGACATCGGTGCGGCCAGGATGTGCAGAGCAGTTAATATCGACCAAAGTTTATCGCTGGGACTGATTGGGTGACGATTGACTGGGAGTGTGGCTGTTGAGGGGAGAGACTGGGTGGTGAGTGGATGCAGGCCGGATGGCTGTGGAGTTTGTGTCGCGTCCATGTGCGTCGAGTAGAGGTGTGGTTGCCTGAGGCAATAGACTTATTCAAGTGATGCctgtggtggtggcggtgatgatgaagctgATACTGAGTGCAGAGGCACACTGCACCGGCCGATGATGCTCATGGCGACATGATGGACTGATATATGTAGCCTGTTGAGTAAGGTCGTTTGGTGATTGGGATTCAGGATACAATATGCGCCGCAGAGATCCTCCCcataccccccccccgactTTCTCACTGTGCAGC includes:
- a CDS encoding Autophagy-related protein 8, whose product is MRSKFKDEHPFEKRKAEAERIRQKYADRIPVICEKVEKSDIATIDKKKYLVPADLTVGQFVYVIRKRIKLSPEKAIFIFVDEVLPPTAALMSSIYEEHKDEDGFLYITYSGENTFGDL